Proteins from a single region of Deinococcus misasensis DSM 22328:
- a CDS encoding GNAT family N-acetyltransferase encodes MPRSPLLDLPTEIHTERLLLRIPNLQDAEPFQALMEDSHEHLKQWMSWAKTLPELSATRERLQQSIQHFLDQKEQLRFMLVRRNDGALMGTASFQFLDWATPKAEIGYWLGKDFVGQGYMQEAVQAMLYYGFHHMQLHRIEICTDEANRVSRRIPEKLGFRLEAILQEERRHHLHPEQYINFCIYGLLRREYWAMQ; translated from the coding sequence ATGCCCCGTTCCCCTCTTCTGGACCTCCCCACGGAGATCCACACCGAGCGCCTCCTGCTGCGCATTCCCAACCTGCAGGACGCAGAGCCGTTTCAGGCCCTGATGGAAGATTCTCACGAGCACCTCAAGCAGTGGATGTCGTGGGCCAAAACCCTCCCCGAGCTGTCTGCCACCCGCGAGCGATTGCAGCAGAGCATTCAGCATTTTCTGGACCAGAAAGAGCAACTGCGTTTCATGCTGGTGAGGCGCAACGATGGTGCCCTGATGGGAACGGCCAGTTTTCAGTTTCTGGACTGGGCCACCCCCAAAGCCGAAATCGGTTACTGGCTGGGCAAGGATTTTGTGGGTCAGGGATACATGCAAGAGGCCGTGCAGGCGATGCTGTACTACGGGTTTCACCACATGCAGCTTCACCGCATCGAAATCTGCACTGATGAAGCCAACCGGGTGTCCAGAAGGATTCCCGAGAAGCTGGGATTCAGGCTGGAGGCCATTTTGCAAGAAGAACGCCGCCATCACCTGCACCCCGAGCAGTACATCAATTTCTGCATTTATGGCTTGCTCAGGCGCGAATACTGGGCCATGCAGTAG
- a CDS encoding metallophosphoesterase encodes MYDIIGDIHGCHAELQRLLKQLGYSARYRHPDNRQLVFVGDIADRGPQVVEAYQLVMRLVREGVAQCVMGNHDLRILNHLSGQGKVDSPNTRQSMLQIEAAPKSFQADLLSFLTGLPHQLTLDHGRLIVAHAGLPTIHHGQNTPEARQIAIHGERVMHNGKLTRVDWAKDYQGPALVVYGHTPVRKVRWVNNSVNIDTGCVFGGKLTGLLYPERTTVSVPASRIYNIKSGVWDQFGI; translated from the coding sequence ATGTACGACATCATTGGTGACATTCACGGATGCCATGCAGAATTGCAGCGGCTTCTGAAGCAACTCGGCTATTCGGCACGCTACCGCCACCCCGACAACCGCCAACTGGTGTTCGTCGGAGACATTGCAGACCGTGGCCCTCAGGTGGTGGAGGCCTACCAGCTGGTCATGCGACTGGTGCGCGAGGGGGTCGCCCAGTGCGTGATGGGCAACCACGACCTCAGGATCCTGAACCACCTTTCGGGTCAGGGGAAAGTGGACTCTCCCAACACCCGGCAATCCATGCTGCAAATTGAAGCTGCGCCCAAAAGCTTTCAGGCAGACCTCTTGTCTTTCCTGACCGGCCTTCCCCATCAACTGACCCTCGATCATGGCCGACTGATTGTGGCCCACGCTGGACTGCCCACCATCCACCACGGACAGAACACCCCAGAGGCCCGCCAGATCGCCATTCACGGTGAGCGGGTCATGCACAACGGCAAACTGACCCGCGTGGACTGGGCCAAAGACTATCAGGGGCCTGCTCTGGTGGTGTATGGGCACACCCCGGTTCGCAAAGTGCGCTGGGTGAACAACAGCGTCAACATCGACACCGGATGCGTGTTTGGTGGCAAACTGACCGGCCTGCTTTATCCAGAGCGCACCACCGTCAGCGTACCCGCCTCAAGGATCTACAACATCAAATCCGGCGTGTGGGACCAGTTCGGCATCTGA
- the truA gene encoding tRNA pseudouridine(38-40) synthase TruA translates to MSDYAPPPDHQRLYLEVQYLGTHFQGWQMQAQGERTVQAVLHEAIQKFAEAHPPVACGRTDTGVHAENMPVHIDVKGLRLPISKLKRALNAHLPADVSVLKAELAPQGFHARFSCQWRAYRYDLLLSEDRLPLYETRALRVSHALNLEQMQQAATLLVGEHDFRAFATQEERQTRRIIYDCHLIRSGVHLSIHIRGESFLRHQIRAIIGTLLLIGSGKMPPADLEALLQGKDRAEAGPNVKPHGLHFLGAGY, encoded by the coding sequence ATGTCGGATTATGCCCCTCCACCAGACCACCAGAGGCTGTATCTCGAAGTCCAGTACCTCGGGACGCATTTTCAGGGCTGGCAAATGCAGGCACAGGGAGAACGCACTGTTCAAGCAGTCCTGCATGAGGCCATCCAGAAGTTCGCAGAGGCGCACCCTCCTGTGGCCTGTGGCCGCACCGACACAGGCGTTCACGCCGAAAACATGCCGGTGCACATCGACGTCAAAGGTTTGAGGTTGCCGATTTCCAAACTGAAACGTGCCCTCAATGCCCACCTTCCAGCAGATGTCAGCGTTTTGAAAGCCGAACTGGCCCCACAAGGTTTCCATGCCCGGTTCAGTTGCCAGTGGCGGGCCTACCGTTACGACCTCCTGCTGAGCGAAGACCGGCTTCCCCTCTATGAGACCCGTGCACTGAGGGTCTCCCATGCACTAAACTTGGAACAGATGCAACAGGCCGCGACACTGCTGGTCGGAGAGCACGATTTTCGGGCATTCGCCACCCAGGAAGAACGGCAAACCCGTCGCATCATTTACGACTGCCACCTGATCCGCTCTGGCGTTCACCTTTCCATTCACATTCGGGGAGAAAGCTTTCTCAGGCACCAGATCCGTGCCATCATCGGAACCTTATTGCTGATTGGCAGTGGCAAAATGCCACCGGCTGACCTTGAAGCCCTCCTGCAAGGCAAAGACCGCGCCGAAGCAGGACCCAACGTCAAACCCCACGGCCTGCACTTTCTGGGCGCAGGTTACTGA
- a CDS encoding GGDEF domain-containing protein, giving the protein MVLPVRSWGRLAVPLLTAAGVILLVQLSPLPLVGVILAALAAVSLVLYPIPASHLSALVIAILMVLGWNTPIESKTMLVAGSLILTNLIGLYYRKPRTPKSLATQSLLLGLWTELEDSPTIDGVLNYTREFLLKHGVKTVELHHNITQTLPNTYSIYALNQRVTQLEVRGVPSHIQLDDLLKVLEARLSQIARNQENAFLNYITLELQDAHNLKEGAEQVCYALLSHRNYTSCGVYLYDKKEFLPYAHTFSEATPIAFGHNLLWKAYLEQRALFTHDEVTARNHGLTDFEKAAVAIIPLPSLSRSRAFLVVGRKEYERWDSEEQEFLSNLGRQLGMLIQKQTLLERLSKSEAILSALRSLSLDELNSLLMTAAADLLPGAQYGALLIREDQHYRMVASQGLDLGPLAHVRIPEEDVLIWYGGSKEECLKGIPRIRRLTQQDQDIRRIQSTVLQDLVPLSRLQADLCVPIVHNGELLAFLSLNNMLDRHAFDQDALEVAGLLGSQLAVIVQEANLRQELSDAAATDPLTGLPNRRAMENLIPLGLASLRRNGQDASFLLMDLNGFKGINDHFGHKFGDDILKQVARSLKGVQRSTDLIFRLGGDEFLAYLPATTLPEAKQAAERFRHAIEELSLKEHPLGASIGISCFPEESENLQELVRLADERMYEAKQTHHALKSRFRT; this is encoded by the coding sequence ATGGTGCTCCCTGTGCGTTCCTGGGGTCGGCTGGCGGTGCCTTTGCTGACTGCAGCAGGGGTGATTCTGCTGGTCCAGCTTTCTCCCCTGCCCCTTGTGGGGGTCATTCTGGCGGCTCTGGCTGCAGTGTCGTTGGTGCTGTATCCCATTCCAGCGTCCCATCTGAGCGCTCTGGTGATTGCCATTCTGATGGTTCTGGGCTGGAACACCCCCATCGAAAGCAAAACCATGCTGGTGGCCGGAAGCCTGATCCTCACCAACCTGATCGGCCTGTATTACCGCAAGCCCCGCACACCCAAAAGCCTCGCCACCCAGTCCCTGCTGCTGGGCCTCTGGACCGAACTGGAAGACAGCCCGACCATCGATGGGGTCCTGAACTACACCAGAGAATTCCTTTTGAAGCATGGGGTCAAAACCGTGGAGCTGCACCACAACATCACCCAGACCCTGCCCAACACCTATTCCATTTACGCCCTCAACCAGAGGGTCACCCAGCTTGAAGTGCGCGGGGTGCCTTCCCACATCCAACTGGATGACCTCTTGAAGGTGCTGGAAGCCCGGCTGTCCCAGATTGCCCGAAATCAGGAAAATGCTTTCCTGAACTACATCACTCTGGAGCTGCAAGACGCCCACAACCTCAAAGAAGGGGCCGAACAGGTGTGTTATGCCCTGCTGTCCCACCGCAATTACACCAGTTGCGGCGTGTACCTCTACGACAAGAAAGAATTTCTGCCTTACGCGCACACCTTCTCTGAGGCCACCCCGATTGCTTTTGGTCACAACCTGCTCTGGAAAGCTTATCTGGAGCAAAGGGCTCTGTTCACCCACGATGAAGTGACCGCGCGCAACCACGGCCTGACCGACTTTGAGAAAGCGGCTGTGGCCATCATCCCCCTGCCCTCCCTGAGCCGATCCAGAGCCTTTCTGGTGGTGGGACGCAAAGAATACGAGCGCTGGGACAGCGAGGAACAGGAGTTCCTCAGCAACCTTGGCAGGCAACTGGGCATGCTGATCCAGAAACAAACCCTGCTGGAACGGCTCAGCAAAAGCGAAGCCATCCTGAGCGCCCTGCGCTCCCTGAGCCTTGATGAATTGAACTCCCTCCTGATGACTGCAGCCGCAGACCTGCTGCCCGGCGCACAATACGGTGCCCTGCTGATCCGTGAAGACCAGCATTACCGGATGGTGGCCAGTCAAGGGCTGGACCTCGGACCTCTGGCCCACGTGCGGATTCCAGAGGAAGACGTCCTGATCTGGTACGGCGGGTCCAAAGAAGAGTGTCTGAAGGGGATTCCACGCATCCGCAGGTTGACCCAGCAGGATCAGGACATCCGGCGCATCCAGAGCACCGTGCTTCAGGACCTTGTGCCCCTTTCCAGACTGCAAGCCGATTTGTGCGTCCCCATCGTACACAACGGAGAATTGCTGGCTTTTCTGTCTCTCAACAACATGCTGGACCGCCATGCCTTCGATCAGGACGCTCTGGAGGTGGCCGGACTGCTGGGAAGCCAACTGGCCGTGATCGTGCAGGAAGCCAACCTGAGGCAGGAGCTTTCTGATGCTGCTGCCACCGATCCTCTGACCGGACTGCCCAACCGACGGGCCATGGAAAACCTGATTCCTCTGGGACTGGCCAGCCTGCGGCGCAACGGACAGGACGCCAGTTTCCTGCTGATGGACCTGAACGGCTTCAAGGGCATCAACGACCACTTTGGGCACAAGTTCGGCGATGACATCCTGAAACAGGTGGCCCGTTCCCTGAAAGGGGTGCAGCGTTCAACGGATCTGATTTTCCGTCTGGGTGGAGATGAGTTCCTCGCTTACCTGCCTGCCACCACCCTGCCAGAGGCCAAACAGGCTGCTGAGCGTTTCCGACATGCCATCGAGGAACTCAGCTTGAAAGAGCACCCTCTGGGGGCCAGCATCGGGATTTCCTGCTTCCCAGAGGAGTCCGAGAACCTGCAAGAACTGGTCCGCCTTGCAGATGAGCGCATGTATGAGGCCAAACAAACCCACCATGCCTTGAAGTCACGTTTTCGCACTTGA